A window of Schistocerca cancellata isolate TAMUIC-IGC-003103 chromosome 1, iqSchCanc2.1, whole genome shotgun sequence genomic DNA:
GtggtgcacatggagtatctgtGTGCAGTGAATGTCTGCAGTCTAgacatgtggcactggaagtgcagtgggaaaaCATCtgcctgaacttccagcacttaaagcactgcatagggggaggGGTGTATGGTTCAATGTCAGAGGTAAAccaccaccttgaccttttcaggcaatgaatcaccctcaaaggccaagatgaaggcaccagtactGTTGTCTTTGGTGGGTCTCCTGTAAACACACCGGACAAAATGAACACCCTGCCGTTCTAAATTGGCATGGAACTCATTGTCAACCAACAAGAGAAGATCACGATGGAAAACAATCCCCTGGATAaagttgaggcttttatggggagtgacggaaacaggaatatcacccagcttgtcacaggcgagtaacactcgggattgggctggggatgccgtctgaatcaagactgcagcGTTTCGCATCTCTGACcgtgctgtcacttctccaaacttatcctcaaggtggtcaacgaaaaattgaggcttcgtaggtagaaaagagtccccatcagttctgctacagactaaaggCTGAGGCAAATATGGCTCTATCTGTTCTGTAGcactatgttcctcccatggtgtagtgaGGGAGGGAAAAGACTCAAGAGTCATACCTGTCGGCACTGTATTCTATCTTACCCTTCCTAGAGATTGCCGGTgccgtacggtcaccagcaagagatgacttagtccacttcattgcgggtcatctacCCTTAtgtcacccactccgatcaggggggCTCCCCACTGGCACCACCCACCCAGAccaaaggccaactggcatgatggccgttgctgggagtcctgatgccccacgaagacaggcatctactccttggcatacgtggggagtttacagctcaggcttcagcagtgcaatccctgtgttgtcagggggctaccaccaaatgggtacatgacggccccaccacaacagactggctactgtgctggacatTTAGCGCAGAGAAATCCAGTATTGTTTTGagggtgaaagaggacaggagacaacaggAAAGATGACATACActggaaagtgtcctcgcccaaatagttgaattgtaagtggagatgcaaagccaagacaagagattcaggagatcgaatctaagggcactatggataactctttCACcaagtaaggcatccttccccatatggcccgcacttctgtggaattttgaaagtggcaggacaCATCATACAATGGGACCTGAACTCACAGGTACAATAAATGTGAGACTCCTTTttgtcacctcttacaacaggcaggaataccttgggcctattctgaCCCCCCAGACCCGCAAGAGTAAGTGGCTGTAGGATAGGGAGCAGTAGTGGCTTAATGAAAGGGTTCGATTCCAGACATAAAGAACTAAATTTGTGTCACAAGGGATTGAACATCATGTGAGTAATGGGTAATCTATTTGACCATAAATGCACAGTAACAATTCAATGGGCACTGCGTCAAAAGAAAATTTGTTGCTCTAATTATAGAAAATAAAGAGACTCATCCAGTACAAAAAAAGCCTGTAAGTGGAAATCTCTACTGCAAGTACCAGCATTCACACAATCTGTATCTTTTAGCTTCTTCCTGTAACATCACTCATAGTGGCCATTCACTACCCGTACACAATCTTCAGCCAAAATTTCTATGAGCCACTTCCTTCCACTACCATACAGAACGTATATGCTCAAGTAGTAAACTTTTACCATGTTATCTTAACACAGTCCTCTAACAACTGTCATGCAAATGCTGCACTCACAATTAAAGAGGAATTTGTGCGACTGCTTCACTTCCAATTGCAGTGCTCATGATGGGTGTTAAAAGAATACAGTAACGCTGCAGAGTCAATTGCACTGCCATCCCTGTAGCTACAAGGAAAACAATGTGCTCCCTGCAGATGACAGTGGGCAACCAGTGAGAGATACGTCAGTGTTCAGTATCTGGCCTAATGCAATAATCATTTCATCGTCTAATTTTGTTTGCTTTTAGACAACTGCCCTTGCTAGAGAGTAAAGGTTCATGAATTATAAATATCCAGATGACTCTCCCATTTGTCACTAACACctaaagaaaaatcacacacattaATTAATGCTACTCATTATTTTAGTCTATTTTCTATAAAATACCAATACAACAAGTCTTATTCTTAGTGGGCATGTAATGACAGACTGGTCAATTGTGAGAATCCAAGCCCAAATCAACCACAGAAAGACAAATGCAAATTcttgacgaacacacacacacacacacacacacacacacacacacacacacacacacacactgctgaacAGAATTGGAATTCATTTCATGTGAGTAATGGGTAATCTATCTGATGATAAATCCACAGTAACAGTTCAATGGGCACTGTGTCAGAAAAGAAAATTTGTTGCTCTAATTATAGAAAATAAAGAGACTCATCCGGTACAAAAAAAATTATCATGTAAAAGAGTACACTAGTATTCCCATCAAAAACTTAAAATAATGATTTAGGTCACACTACACAAGCTGTTACAAAATTAACATAGGTTTGTCTGTGGGTTATATAAGACTTATAATTCACACAAACTGATAGGGTACagagtatttacaaaattttacgttAGAAATGGCATTTATTATATGTTGTATCGTAAACCAAACGTGGAGGATACCAATTATGATAAACAATTACTTAATTTCCGAAACTGAGGAATACGCTAATGGTAATGACAGTACgtctaaaaaaagaaaatgtgccaCCAGGGTGGCAAATTAACGAAAAAACTTCCTTAATACATTGTCTAAGTGATAAACGGAACTAGGATACATGCTTACAACaagtaatgaagaaaaaaaattgcacaaaacTGGGTGTCTTACTAAGTCATTCCAGTTACGCAACGAGTAGTAAAAAACGTTTATAGGAAACACAGAAAGGGATAAGACATCTTAAGAGGAGGAACGAATCAGAATGTCGCCCCTACGCAAAGGATACATGCCTACAACAAGTAATGGAAAAAATGCACAAAACTGGGGGTCTTACTAAGTCATTCTAGTTACGCAACGAGTAGTAGAAAAACATTTATAGGAAACACAGAAAGGGATTAGACATCCTAACAGGAGGAACGAATCAGAATGTTGCCCCTACACAAAGTCACTAGGTTTTCTATTGACTTAATTTCAACAATATAAAAGCTATTAATAACACAACAAACTACTTCTACACGAAGAGCGACTCTTTGCACAGACGATACAACATTAATTGATATGAATACGGGAATGTCATTTTGACAGAAGCCTCCCATTTTAACAGTAAGTTAATGCGAAATGTGAATTACGTAAAGGATACACGATAACTAAGACATTACCATTGAGTTGTTAATATCGCCACGTCTAATTCCATTCCACAGCAACTTTTCCAACTTTCTTGCAGTTGTCAGCAACCGGTGAGCCATTATCTAAAATCGTTTACGAAGAACTAAGCCTCCACAGTAACATCCCTAACCTGAACAAGCTTAGTTATTACTACCACAAGCTCGaattttgcatcattttacagTAACTTCCGATATGCTAACACTTTCGATTTCGTAGTCGATGGGTTAGACCGCTTGTGTAATAACTATTCAACACAATGTCCATAATGTTAGCAAACATCGGATACTTATTAAAGACTCAGACTGTTTTCAATAGACAAAGTCCACGCGCAAATACGGTACCCGGCGATACATGTTTAAGTAAACTgttcttaaaaaattattttggtcgTTTGCTGCACTGATACCGCTTCTGGATTGTTTTATCCGGCTTGTAGAGTCTTTGGCACGCAGCAATGTTTTCGAATATTTGAATGTGAGTGCGAACTTACGAGTGATGGGACGGGAAATAAAGTGAAAATGTGGACATTAGGCGAAgttgttaatgcactgattacttTCTGTAACTCTTTGAGGAAGCTTATTCAAGTAACGCTGTGGCTTAGCTTCTCGGTAGGTGGTGTTATTGTAGAGTTCATCACGTTCGTTCTCTTCCATGTGGGAAATGTTTTAATTAGTTTATTTGTCGTTCTCCAAGTGCTGTATGAAGATTTTATTGTGTTTATAATTGATTGTTCTTGGAAACTGAAGAGTGCGGCAAGTACTTTACTTTATTTCTGGTCACAAATATTGCTCGTCTCCTCGGAAACTTACCAAATTGCACGGAGGACCGCTGTGAGTTTACACGATTTTGTGGTGTCTTGTGTCAGTGTTCTGTGGAGTTGTTTAAACAAGCTATACGGTTTCATCGTATTTGTTCCAGAACTGCTGAAAGAGGCGATTATACTTATAGGGTCCAGTGTATGGTACTGTGTTCAGTTTGTACCGCTGTGCATTGTATATTGTATGGCAACTTCTGTTTATGCTGTTGGCAGGTGCTACGAAGAGTTAACATCCATTGTTAGTGCTGCATATGATGGTATTAATACATTACTGTGGAGAGTGCTACTATTTTTTACCGATATACCATCAACAGCACTTCTTGGGTTGTTGATCGCTGTATTTTTATCAGTGGCATTTGTTAAATACCAGGCACAGATTTTCAGTTTTGCCCTAACTATTATTTTGTGTACTTTAAACTTCTTACGGTCTTTACCAGTCAGAATTCTGAAAGTGTTGCTGTCAACAGTTCGAAGAACAGTCATTCGACGGCAGTCTGAGACAAACGTATCTAGTGATGAATCGGATATCAGTGAGCAGTCTTCATATTCAACGCAAAGCCAACAGCCAGTTAGTTCCCGCTTGAGGCCAGCAGTGAAACTTCATTCAACAGAAGCGAGTAGCTCCAAAGATGATTTGATTAAACGACTACAAAGAGAACAAGATAGTaggctgtgtgtagtttgtcaagaCAGGGACAAGTGTATTGTGGTTCTGCCATGCCAACATTTATGTCTGTGTGTACAGTGTGCTACTACAGTGCATAGGGAGAATGGGAAATGTCCTATTTGCCGGCAGCCTCTTAGAAAGGCAATGAAAGTTTATGTCAGCTAAATGCCAGATGGATTTCTCAAAGTCATATGTTTTCATGCTTAATCCATAAGTCTTGGGGTATGTAGCAACATTCAGAACCTAAAGTAGCTGATTTTGCTTTTACAGTTAATCTGAGTAAAGTAATAAACATTTTTCTTGTGCTTTTTATCATATTAATTGTATGTGCAAAATTGTTTTATGAATATCTTGCCAAGCTTTTCATGTCCAATTTACATGATAAGGCAGCAACATTCTGTTGTAGATTGTAAATGATGCAGTGAAattcattaaaattttataaataagaAGAAATTGGGAACacattataaaataaatttgatgCTAGGAAACAACTATTGTCTGTAGTCATTCCCATTATCTCTTCGAAGTATTAGTGAGCCTCTCTGTACATATATTTAGTAGTCCATTTAACTATATAGCTTTGTCAACGAACTAATAGTTTGCCTTGTGATTTGtaccattattttattatgtatgCTGCCACTGTGATACTTGTTTTTCATCAGGCCTAGGATAATGTTGATTATATTTCCATAGCTTTCATTTTTGGGGGGAGCAGGGTCCAGGACCCCATCTGATTTGTTTTCATGGTTTCGCCAGATCATTGTCAAATGTTTGGATAATTTGTGCATGGCCAATGGCAATTTTCTTCACCACTCGTACCTCACTGAGCCTACTATGGTGGCTGTAATGGCTTTAATGTTAACACAACTTTAAACTATTACTTTTCTATTGTTTTTTcattcctttactgttgtgcattaTAGTGGGATAAATATAAAGTTACTTTGGATAATAAGAAATGCAACTAGAGGGTTTTTTATGTCTTAAGACAAAAACAAATGGATTTAAATACACACCAGAAGCATTCGCTCCTTCAATTTGACTCAGACCGTCTATGTTGTTAtgtgtgtacaaaaaaaaaatgggcGTATCTTTGAGCTGATTACATGTAGAAAATGGGACCTTTCTTGTACTTGTCAACAAAAAGCTAATTACAAAATGTTAGAATATCTGTTCATAACTAGGCCTATTATACTGCTAGCTGATGAGAAGGTAGTGTTTACAGCAATTACCATTCTCACTGTATGAAACATAGGGAATTTGAAGACCGATCAAACTACAGTCTGATCCACAAACAATGGCAGTTCGTGCAGGTCAAGAAATGGACAGGATAACGGTAAGTGCATACACGTGCTTTGCACTTGGTGTATGAGAGTATCCCACAAATTATATCTCTcttgcttgtgtagaatttgtCACTTAACCACCACCATCAGCTATAGCAACtctcaacaaatggaataaaaattcattgAATAACTCACTATGGTTGTTCAACACACGGATTACATAAGACATTAACAGCAGAGTGCTCAGAACGGTCACTGCCTGTTGGAGAATGCgtgatgtaaacaagcagaatgaaCCTAAACTTGACCACCATCATTTGTGGTACCAACTATAGTTGGTATTGAGTCTTTGTCAGTAATGTGTTAATGTTCAAAAAGCTATTTTTGAGAAAAATCTTATTTTGTAGAATTCAGAATCTACAGTTTTAGTTAAGTGAACATAGATTTTAATTTGCAGTAGCTACTAAAGTTCGCATCATGTAAGAAGGTGGTGGtgatagtggtggtagtagtagtagtagtagtagtagtagtagtagcagctatATTCattcgtagatctctttttacaaggatataggacatgtcacagtatttacaagtttagatcaatataaaataagctaatttcttatacacacatatttacagacttctagttagagacaatcattatatttactcctggtatacaatactttttacaaataacttattaaataatgtaatgctacaCTGTTAACTCATATCTCACTAacagtcactacacacacacacacacacacacacacacacacacacacacacacacacacactcactctctctctctctctctctctctctctctctctctctctctctctctggtgatctctgggccattttctgtactgtaaCGTCCcacttgctatcctgaaaaactgagtcagcatccttccataatgagtgagatgatgagttcagaaagaggaagaggtgttagtattgtgccatgcatagcttggggaTGAGTATatttagaaaggaaaaaagaaggaaaaaaaaaacataaagtgaaggcgttatgtggaatgtttaatgttttataatcattattattatttatttgtataacatttttttttatcaaacccctactctgttttatctaagtaatccttcaatgtataaaatgtattgcataataggtactttatagctgcctttttaaataagtgtatttttgcaatttctttaatcactTTTGGTAAATTATTATACGGTTCTAttacttggtagaaaatgctgttttgagtctatctcttgttgcatggtcatggacagagctgcttGTGcattaattaccaatgttatttttgctgTGTACAactaactggtaaatgtattcacatggagcagttaaaatccccagtattttgaacagatctttacaatgagctcgactagtaacttatttttggttattattattactatggctcttttctggagtttgaaaattgtattcatattttgtgtgtttgttccccaaaaaagaatgtcatagctaagaattgagtgtacatgtgAGTAATATGTAACTAGAAgatactgcatgttacacactgatgataggattctaaggggataacatgctgatgacattctgtttgctagtatttatgtgttcacaccatttcaactgagaatcaatattcattcctagaaatgggtcgacagaagcgtctgatcccacgcgtctgctttgacccatgacgtaagggtgttctCGTGTGTGaagtcatgacggcgcggagtttggtttgagtgtggctgtctccagttctgttttatcttattttatttacttttctgatctgtttgttgtatctcgtgagattattattattattattatttttttttttttttaaagacaaaaaacactaatcagctactgaagcatctttatcttttaTGGGTTCCAGGGGTAAGACCCCTGGGGAggtaggtgggtattcatgcatggc
This region includes:
- the LOC126173158 gene encoding uncharacterized protein LOC126173158 codes for the protein MWTLGEVVNALITFCNSLRKLIQVTLWLSFSVGGVIVEFITFVLFHVGNVLISLFVVLQVLYEDFIVFIIDCSWKLKSAASTLLYFWSQILLVSSETYQIARRTAVSLHDFVVSCVSVLWSCLNKLYGFIVFVPELLKEAIILIGSSVWYCVQFVPLCIVYCMATSVYAVGRCYEELTSIVSAAYDGINTLLWRVLLFFTDIPSTALLGLLIAVFLSVAFVKYQAQIFSFALTIILCTLNFLRSLPVRILKVLLSTVRRTVIRRQSETNVSSDESDISEQSSYSTQSQQPVSSRLRPAVKLHSTEASSSKDDLIKRLQREQDSRLCVVCQDRDKCIVVLPCQHLCLCVQCATTVHRENGKCPICRQPLRKAMKVYVS